The following coding sequences are from one Panthera leo isolate Ple1 chromosome E1, P.leo_Ple1_pat1.1, whole genome shotgun sequence window:
- the PSMC5 gene encoding 26S proteasome regulatory subunit 8 isoform X1, translating to MASVFVNFSPHNPPIDPELFSARVVGPLTPASAPARQGGSDAGGLCGRGKMALDGPEQMELEEGKAGSGLRQYYLSKIEELQLIVNDKSQNLRRLQAQRNELNAKVRLLREELQLLQEQGSYVGEVVRAMDKKKVLVKVHPEGKFVVDVDKNIDINDVTPNCRVALRNDSYTLHKILPNKVDPLVSLMMVEKVPDSTYEMIGGLDKQIKEIKEVIELPVKHPELFEALGIAQPKGVLLYGPPGTGKTLLARAVAHHTDCTFIRVSGSELVQKFIGEGARMVRELFVMAREHAPSIIFMDEIDSIGSSRLEGGSGGDSEVQRTMLELLNQLDGFEATKNIKVIMATNRIDILDSALLRPGRIDRKIEFPPPNEEARLDILKIHSRKMNLTRGINLRKIAELMPGASGAEVKGVCTEAGMYALRERRVHVTQEDFEMAVAKVMQKDSEKNMSIKKLWK from the exons ATGGCCTCTGTTTTTGTAAACTTCTCGCCGCACAACCCGCCCATTGACCCGGAACTCTTCTCTGCCAGGGTTGTCGGGCCCCTAACCCCTGCTTCTGCGCCTGCGCGCCAAGGCGGCTCAGATGCCGGCGGTCTCTgcgggagagggaagatggcgctTGACGGACCGGAGCAG ATGGAGCTGGAAGAGGGAAAAGCAGGCAGTGGACTCCGCCAATATTATCTGTCCAAGATTGAAGAATTGCAG CTGATTGTGAATGACAAGAGCCAGAATCTCCGGAGGCTGCAGGCACAGAGGAATGAGCTTAATGCAAAAG TTCGCCTACTGCGGGAAGAGCTACAGCTGCTGCAGGAACAGGGCTCCTATGTAGGGGAAGTAGTCCGGGCCATGGATAAGAAGAAAGTGTTGGTTAAG GTGCATCCCGAAGGCAAGTTTGTTGTAGATGTGGACAAGAACATCGACATCAACGAT GTGACACCCAATTGCCGAGTGGCTCTAAGAAACGACAGCTACACTCTGCACAAGATATTGCCCAACAAGGTAGATCCCCTGGTGTCACTGATGATGGTGGAGAAAGTGCCAGATTCAACCTATGAGATGATCGGTGGACTGGACAAGCAGATAAAGGAGATCAAAGAAGTGATCGAGCTGCCTGTCAAGCATCCCGAGCTCTTTGAAGCGCTGGGCATCGCACAGCCCAAG GGGGTGCTGCTATATGGGCCCCCAGGCACTGGGAAGACACTGTTGGCCCGGGCTGTGGCTCATCATACAGACTGTACCTTTATTCGTGTCTCTGGCTCTGAATTGGTACAGAAATTCATCGGGGAAG GGGCAAGAATGGTGAGGGAGCTGTTTGTCATGGCACGGGAACATGCTCCTTCTATCATCTTCATGGATGAGATCGACTCCATTGGCTCCTCACGGCTGGAGGGGGGTTCCGGAGGGGACAGCGAGGTGCAGCGCACAATGCTGGAGCTGCTCAACCAGCTGGATGGCTTTGAGGCCACCAAGAATATCAAG GTCATCATGGCTACTAACAGGATCGACATCCTGGACTCGGCGCTGCTCCGCCCTGGGCGCATCGACAGGAAAATTGAATTCCCACCCCCCAATGAGGAG gcCCGGCTGGACATTTTGAAGATTCATTCTCGGAAAATGAACCTGACCCGGGGGATCAACCTGCGGAAGATTGCCGAGCTCATGCCTGGAGCGTCAGGGGCTGAAGTAAAG GGTGTGTGCACCGAAGCCGGCATGTATGCCCTGCGGGAGCGGCGAGTCCACGTCACGCAGGAGGACTTTGAGATGGCAGTAGCCAAG gtCATGCAGAAGGACAGCGAGAAAAACATGTCTATCAAGAAGCTGTGGAAGTGA
- the PSMC5 gene encoding 26S proteasome regulatory subunit 8 isoform X2 — translation MPAVSAGEGRWRLTDRSRYGGCGGRAGTGGSMRRRRDPRWTASWGQEGRMELEEGKAGSGLRQYYLSKIEELQLIVNDKSQNLRRLQAQRNELNAKVRLLREELQLLQEQGSYVGEVVRAMDKKKVLVKVHPEGKFVVDVDKNIDINDVTPNCRVALRNDSYTLHKILPNKVDPLVSLMMVEKVPDSTYEMIGGLDKQIKEIKEVIELPVKHPELFEALGIAQPKGVLLYGPPGTGKTLLARAVAHHTDCTFIRVSGSELVQKFIGEGARMVRELFVMAREHAPSIIFMDEIDSIGSSRLEGGSGGDSEVQRTMLELLNQLDGFEATKNIKVIMATNRIDILDSALLRPGRIDRKIEFPPPNEEARLDILKIHSRKMNLTRGINLRKIAELMPGASGAEVKGVCTEAGMYALRERRVHVTQEDFEMAVAKVMQKDSEKNMSIKKLWK, via the exons ATGCCGGCGGTCTCTgcgggagagggaagatggcgctTGACGGACCGGAGCAGGTATGGCGGCTGCGGCGGCCGGGCGGGGACTGGGGGCTCGATGCGAAGAAGGCGTGATCCGAGGTGGACTGCCAGCTGGGGGCAAGAGGGTCGG ATGGAGCTGGAAGAGGGAAAAGCAGGCAGTGGACTCCGCCAATATTATCTGTCCAAGATTGAAGAATTGCAG CTGATTGTGAATGACAAGAGCCAGAATCTCCGGAGGCTGCAGGCACAGAGGAATGAGCTTAATGCAAAAG TTCGCCTACTGCGGGAAGAGCTACAGCTGCTGCAGGAACAGGGCTCCTATGTAGGGGAAGTAGTCCGGGCCATGGATAAGAAGAAAGTGTTGGTTAAG GTGCATCCCGAAGGCAAGTTTGTTGTAGATGTGGACAAGAACATCGACATCAACGAT GTGACACCCAATTGCCGAGTGGCTCTAAGAAACGACAGCTACACTCTGCACAAGATATTGCCCAACAAGGTAGATCCCCTGGTGTCACTGATGATGGTGGAGAAAGTGCCAGATTCAACCTATGAGATGATCGGTGGACTGGACAAGCAGATAAAGGAGATCAAAGAAGTGATCGAGCTGCCTGTCAAGCATCCCGAGCTCTTTGAAGCGCTGGGCATCGCACAGCCCAAG GGGGTGCTGCTATATGGGCCCCCAGGCACTGGGAAGACACTGTTGGCCCGGGCTGTGGCTCATCATACAGACTGTACCTTTATTCGTGTCTCTGGCTCTGAATTGGTACAGAAATTCATCGGGGAAG GGGCAAGAATGGTGAGGGAGCTGTTTGTCATGGCACGGGAACATGCTCCTTCTATCATCTTCATGGATGAGATCGACTCCATTGGCTCCTCACGGCTGGAGGGGGGTTCCGGAGGGGACAGCGAGGTGCAGCGCACAATGCTGGAGCTGCTCAACCAGCTGGATGGCTTTGAGGCCACCAAGAATATCAAG GTCATCATGGCTACTAACAGGATCGACATCCTGGACTCGGCGCTGCTCCGCCCTGGGCGCATCGACAGGAAAATTGAATTCCCACCCCCCAATGAGGAG gcCCGGCTGGACATTTTGAAGATTCATTCTCGGAAAATGAACCTGACCCGGGGGATCAACCTGCGGAAGATTGCCGAGCTCATGCCTGGAGCGTCAGGGGCTGAAGTAAAG GGTGTGTGCACCGAAGCCGGCATGTATGCCCTGCGGGAGCGGCGAGTCCACGTCACGCAGGAGGACTTTGAGATGGCAGTAGCCAAG gtCATGCAGAAGGACAGCGAGAAAAACATGTCTATCAAGAAGCTGTGGAAGTGA
- the PSMC5 gene encoding 26S proteasome regulatory subunit 8 isoform X3, with the protein MELEEGKAGSGLRQYYLSKIEELQLIVNDKSQNLRRLQAQRNELNAKVRLLREELQLLQEQGSYVGEVVRAMDKKKVLVKVHPEGKFVVDVDKNIDINDVTPNCRVALRNDSYTLHKILPNKVDPLVSLMMVEKVPDSTYEMIGGLDKQIKEIKEVIELPVKHPELFEALGIAQPKGVLLYGPPGTGKTLLARAVAHHTDCTFIRVSGSELVQKFIGEGARMVRELFVMAREHAPSIIFMDEIDSIGSSRLEGGSGGDSEVQRTMLELLNQLDGFEATKNIKVIMATNRIDILDSALLRPGRIDRKIEFPPPNEEARLDILKIHSRKMNLTRGINLRKIAELMPGASGAEVKGVCTEAGMYALRERRVHVTQEDFEMAVAKVMQKDSEKNMSIKKLWK; encoded by the exons ATGGAGCTGGAAGAGGGAAAAGCAGGCAGTGGACTCCGCCAATATTATCTGTCCAAGATTGAAGAATTGCAG CTGATTGTGAATGACAAGAGCCAGAATCTCCGGAGGCTGCAGGCACAGAGGAATGAGCTTAATGCAAAAG TTCGCCTACTGCGGGAAGAGCTACAGCTGCTGCAGGAACAGGGCTCCTATGTAGGGGAAGTAGTCCGGGCCATGGATAAGAAGAAAGTGTTGGTTAAG GTGCATCCCGAAGGCAAGTTTGTTGTAGATGTGGACAAGAACATCGACATCAACGAT GTGACACCCAATTGCCGAGTGGCTCTAAGAAACGACAGCTACACTCTGCACAAGATATTGCCCAACAAGGTAGATCCCCTGGTGTCACTGATGATGGTGGAGAAAGTGCCAGATTCAACCTATGAGATGATCGGTGGACTGGACAAGCAGATAAAGGAGATCAAAGAAGTGATCGAGCTGCCTGTCAAGCATCCCGAGCTCTTTGAAGCGCTGGGCATCGCACAGCCCAAG GGGGTGCTGCTATATGGGCCCCCAGGCACTGGGAAGACACTGTTGGCCCGGGCTGTGGCTCATCATACAGACTGTACCTTTATTCGTGTCTCTGGCTCTGAATTGGTACAGAAATTCATCGGGGAAG GGGCAAGAATGGTGAGGGAGCTGTTTGTCATGGCACGGGAACATGCTCCTTCTATCATCTTCATGGATGAGATCGACTCCATTGGCTCCTCACGGCTGGAGGGGGGTTCCGGAGGGGACAGCGAGGTGCAGCGCACAATGCTGGAGCTGCTCAACCAGCTGGATGGCTTTGAGGCCACCAAGAATATCAAG GTCATCATGGCTACTAACAGGATCGACATCCTGGACTCGGCGCTGCTCCGCCCTGGGCGCATCGACAGGAAAATTGAATTCCCACCCCCCAATGAGGAG gcCCGGCTGGACATTTTGAAGATTCATTCTCGGAAAATGAACCTGACCCGGGGGATCAACCTGCGGAAGATTGCCGAGCTCATGCCTGGAGCGTCAGGGGCTGAAGTAAAG GGTGTGTGCACCGAAGCCGGCATGTATGCCCTGCGGGAGCGGCGAGTCCACGTCACGCAGGAGGACTTTGAGATGGCAGTAGCCAAG gtCATGCAGAAGGACAGCGAGAAAAACATGTCTATCAAGAAGCTGTGGAAGTGA